In Mesorhizobium sp. J428, the genomic window AGCGGAGGTGCTCTGTCACCGCTTCTGACTGGCTCCGGTTCATCCTCGTCTCATCGAAAATGGCCGGCCGGTTGCCCCGGCCGGCCACGCTTCGTCACTTGCACTCGGTCGAGATCGGCCAAGGCTTGTTGGCCTCGGCATATTCCTTCGCCTTGACCTCGACGAGCGGGTCGATCGCAGCGCGGTCGGCCTGCATGACGTCTGACGCCTTGACGAACTTCGAGCCGTCCCATTCAAGGATCCATGCCCCGGCATGCCCGGTATGGTTGGCGCAGGTCGTCTTGAATGGCGGAATCATGCCATCCAGTCCGAGCTCCTTGATGCGCGCCTCGGAGAAGTCGAGGTTCTCGAGACCCCAGCGCACCTGCTCGGCATTGACGACCTTGGTGCCGAACTTATCCTGGGCGACCTTGATGCCTTCAACCCCCATGGCCGCGATCAGCACGCCGCGCTGGTAGAACACCGTGTCGAACTCGCCGGGTGCTGCCTGCGACTTGCCGGCGTCGATGACGAGCTTCTTGATGTCCTTCATCGCCTGGGCTTCGTTGTTCGGGAAGCTCCACGACACGGCACGATAGCCCTTGCCGGCCTCGCCGACGAGCTTCAGGTCTGCATCATGGCTCGCCCACCAGATGCCGAGGAACTTGTCCATCGGATACTTGGTCTTCGCGGCTTCGGTCAGCGCGCCGCCGTTCATGGCGCCCCAGCCCCACATCAGCACGAAGTCCGGCTTCTCGCGGCGGATCTGCAGCCACTGCGCCGACTGGTTCTGCATCTCCTTGAGGCCGACCGGGATCGGCAGCAGGGTGAAGCCGTGCTTGGCGGCCAGCGCCTCCATCAGCGGGATCGGTTCCTTGCCGTAGGGATGGTCGAGGTGCAGCAGCGCGACCTTCTTGCCCTTTAGGTTGTCCAGGTTGCCGTCGGCGATCGTGTTGAGCAGGATCGAGGCACCGTCCCAGTAAGACGACGGCGGATTGTAGGCCCATTCGAAGGTCTTGCCGTCCTGCATGGCCGAGAAGCCGTAACCGGGCGCCAGGATCGGGATCTTGTCGACATGCGACTTCGGCAGCACCTGCAGCGTGATGCCCGTCGACCAGGGCTGGGTCAGAACCGCGTTGCCCTTGGTCTTCTCGTAACACTCGACGCCCTTTTCGGTGTTGTAACCCGTCTCGCACTCACTGCCGTCGAGCTTCACGCCGTTGATGCCGCCGTCGCGCTCGTTGAGCATGTTGAGATAGTCGAGCTGGCCGTTGGCGAGCGGCGTGCCGCTCGTGGCGAAGGGTCCGGTCCGGTAGGACAGGTTCGGCACGTGCAGCACGTCCTGCGCGAAGGCAGGCACGGAGAAGGCCCCGGCGACGAGCACACTCGTCGCCAGAAGGGTCGATTTCAGGATCTTCCTCATTCTCATTTCCTCCACTAGTCCGTTTTCCCGATGTGGTGGGGTGAACCAACCCCGTCTCCTGCGGCCTGGAACAAGTCCTTGGCCGCGATCAG contains:
- a CDS encoding ABC transporter substrate-binding protein, which translates into the protein MRKILKSTLLATSVLVAGAFSVPAFAQDVLHVPNLSYRTGPFATSGTPLANGQLDYLNMLNERDGGINGVKLDGSECETGYNTEKGVECYEKTKGNAVLTQPWSTGITLQVLPKSHVDKIPILAPGYGFSAMQDGKTFEWAYNPPSSYWDGASILLNTIADGNLDNLKGKKVALLHLDHPYGKEPIPLMEALAAKHGFTLLPIPVGLKEMQNQSAQWLQIRREKPDFVLMWGWGAMNGGALTEAAKTKYPMDKFLGIWWASHDADLKLVGEAGKGYRAVSWSFPNNEAQAMKDIKKLVIDAGKSQAAPGEFDTVFYQRGVLIAAMGVEGIKVAQDKFGTKVVNAEQVRWGLENLDFSEARIKELGLDGMIPPFKTTCANHTGHAGAWILEWDGSKFVKASDVMQADRAAIDPLVEVKAKEYAEANKPWPISTECK